ATAATAGGAAGTTAAAAGAAAAATTTTGGTTTTGAAAGAAATTTTATCTTTTTTATTTCATTTCATTATTTATAATTAGCGCAATACATTTTAAGTAGGAAACTTATAATAATTATCTTAGCATTTGACAACTAAATCAATAACTCCATTAATGTAAGTCCAACATGAATATAAATTTGAACTTAAATGATAAAGTAATCCTGATTGCAGAAGATTATGAAGTAAATTATTTATACATCAAAGCAGTGCTTGAAGATACGGGGGCGCAAATTTTATGGGCAAAAGATGGAGCTGAGGCAGTTGAGATGTGCAGCAACAATAACAAAATCGATTTGGTACTCATGGACATACAAATGCCCAGATTAAATGGTTACGAGGCCACCCGGCAAATTAAAAAATTCAGGAACAATCTGCCCATCATCGCACAAACCGCTTATGCCATGGAATATGACCGGGAAAAAAGTTTAAATGCCGGTTGCGATGATTATATTTCCAAACCCATCAGAATAGACACCTTGCTCGAGGCGATAAATAACCAATTAATTTGCTGAGCATTACAACAAATTAATCAAAATCCAATAATTTTTTGTAACTTTCTCAAGTTAGTTCCGTCTTACCGGCAACAATTGAGAAGAGATGACACCTGAAGAATACAACAAATCTGTGTATGATTATTCGGACAGGCTTTATCGTTTTATATTGAAAAATATAAAGGATAAGGATAAAGCGAATGATATTATTCAGGACACTTATGAAAAGTTGTGGTTAAAAGCTGAAACGGTATCTAATGAAAAGGTAAAATCTTATTTATTTACAACTGCTTATCATACCATGATTGATACGATGAGGTATGATAAGCGGAATGCCGATTTAGAAGAAATAGATGCAGAAGATCAGGTCAATGAGCAGACTTACACAGGTTTACAGGAGATCCTTCACGAAGCGGTATCAAAATTGCCTGAAGTGCAACGTTCTGTAGTCTTGCTCAGGGATTATGAAGGTTATTCGTACGAAGAAATTGCCCAGATTACCGGTTTAAGCGAATCTCAGGTGAAAGTGTATATTTTCAGAGGCCGTATCTTTCTCAAAAATTATATAGGAAGCTTGGAAAAAGTTATTTAATTAGCTCAAAAAATGGATATTAACCGTTTTAATTACGAAACATTTTTCATTGATTATCTGGATGGTAAATTGAACAGTGACCAGACAAACGAGCTATTGTCATTTTTGGAACAAAATACGGATTTGAAGGAAGAACTTGAAAATTTTCAAAAAATCACCCTGGAGCCTGATACCGTTTTTTATGAAAGCAAAGAAAAATTAAAAAGGACTTTAGCCGCCCATCTTCCGGTAGGTGAATCAAATTTTGATGCTTATTGTGTGGCTTATATTGAAAAAGACCTATCTGCGGTTGAGGAAAATGCGCTGAAAGAATATGTCCTTGCCCACCCCGGGAAAAAGAAAGATTTTGAAATATATAAAAAGACCCTGTTAACTGCCGACCAATCCATTGTTTATCCTTTCAAGGACCAGCGGATAAAACGCGTGAATGTTTTCCGCCTCAGAACTATATACCCTTATATTGCCGTGGCAGCAACTTTAGTCATTGCAATAATACTGATTTATCGTCCTGCCGGTCAGAAAACAACTGCCGGAGATGCGGGGAAACTGGCCAAAACCCATGTGGTCACCCTAAAAAAACAGAACCAGGTTCCTTTGCAATCAGGCCAAGCTGCAAAAGTTTTTGTTGCTTCTACCGTTTCCCCTGCAAATACCCCCGTCGCTTTTCCTTCAAAACACAAAGTGAACAAGGTTGAAAAGTTTGGAAAAACTGAAGAGCCGGCAACACAAACTACAGAAAGTATAACTGTTGCACCTGACAGAGTTTCAGACCTGGCATATCTTGAAAAAATAAATGTTTCGGAACTACCCGCCCAAAAATATGATCAAGAATTGAAAATCAACAATAGCCAAACCCATATAGAAACCGGAGATTTCTCCAAAACAATTCAAAATCTTCCTGCTCATGAACTTGCCATGGCAAATAGAAACAAAGAGGATGAAGATGAAAACCAAATCAAACCAAACGGATTCTTTAAATTTGCCAAAAACGGCATAAGCAAGTTATATGCGCTCCTTGGAAATCCCATCAAAATTGAAAGGAAGACAGATTCTGACGGAAACACATTGGCTATGGAAATTACTGCAGGAAATTTTCAATTATACAGTACCCGCCTGAAATAAATTTCTTATTTCATCTGTAACTATTTGTAACTTCTATCGTCTTACCAGCGAAAATTAAAGTTAAAGTAGTTATTATCTCAAAAATTAAAAATTAGAACCATGAAAAAATTTGGATGTATTCTGTTTGCCCTGTTTCTTTCAATCAGTCTGTTTGCCCAGACAATTGACACTACTTTTCAGGCAGGGGATAAAACAATCCGCATTAAAACGGATCGTCACCGCACAAAGGTTAATATAAACGGAAAGGAAATAATGAACCTTAACGTTGACTCCATTTCAAATTCGGCTCTCGATCATAGTTATTTTCTTCCAAAAGATTTTCAGAAGAAGCAATGGTTATCTGTCGATACTGCAATCCGTGAAAATATACGGGAACAAATGGATAAACTTCACGAACAATTGGGTCAGATGCACCAACAAATGGATCAGCTAAATGCTCAAAAAGATGAACTAAACGCCATGAAAGATTTGGAAAATCCCAATAATCCAGGATTTCAGGGAGATACCATAAACAGAAAAATACAAGGCGAAATTCCCCAGATAGAAAAAAATAAAGACACGACCCTGATAAAACTGGGGAAGAAAAGCATCAGCATTGTTGAACAAAAAGATGGTACTACTACTGTAAAAATCAATGATGCAAGTAAAGAAAATGCAGAAAAACCCTCCGAGAAAACTTATTCCTGGGGGAAAAAACCGGGTTCTCAAAAATCTGAAGAATATGATAAAAATGCCGGCAGAAAATTCAAAGGGCATTGGAGAGGCTTTGAACTTGCAATGAATAATTTTGTAGATAAAGATTTTTCGCTAAGCCGCACAGTCGCAAAAGGAAATGAATTTATGGATTTGAATACCGGCAAATCCTGGGACGTCAATATCAATCTCTTTCAAAAATCTTTTTCACTGTACTCCGATAAAATTGGTCTCGTTACCGGTTTAGGATTAGAACTTAATAATTACCGGTTCGAAAATGACAATTCGATTAAGAAAGATGCGAACGGGATAATTATTGAAGACGATTTAAGCAACATCAAAGCATTAGGGAGTATACAAAAATCCAAACTGGCCACTACTTTTATCACATTGCCTTTGACTGTTGAATTTCAGATCCCCACCGGGAAAAACAGGATATACTTTAATACCGGTTTGATTGGCGGTTTGAAACTGGGTTCGCATACAAAAGTTGTATACAAAGAAAACGGGGACAGGCAGAAGGATAAAAATCATGATGATTTCAATATCTCGCCCTTGCGCTACGGGCTGACCGGAAGGCTGGGCTACAAATCCTGGAATGTGTTCTGCAATTACTATCTCACCCCATTCTTTGAAAAGGATAAAGGGCCTGAACTGTATCCGTTTGCAGTTGGCTTGGCATTATCATTTAATTAATTGCTTTTAGTTAGTTAGGAGGAGAAAGGGGATCTTATATGAGATCCTCTTTTTTTTATTTTTCTTCATCGTGTATTCTGTAAAAATCCTTTAATTTTAAAGCATGAAATAAATCCTTGTTTTATGGAATCTAAAATTTTATCATCCCAGGAACTCAGGCGTTATGCGCCCCAAATGATTTTACCGGAAATTGGGTTTGAAGGGCAGGAAAAATTGAAAAAAGCAAAAGTTTTGGTGATAGGGGCCGGAGGGCTGGGCTCGCCGGTTTTACAATATCTTGCTGCAGCAGGTGTAGGAAACATAGGCATCATCGACAATGAAATGGTCGATGAAAGTAACTTACAACGCCAGGTTCTATACGGTGGGAAAGACGTGGGCAAGTTGAAAACCATTATTGCCAGGCAAAGAATTCAGGAACTTAACGAGTTGATCAATGTTCAAATTATTAATCTCAGGATGAACGATGAAAACAGCCAGCAGATCATCAAAGATTTTGACCTGATCGTTGATGCCACGGATAATTTAGAATCTCGCTGCCTCATCAACCATGCCTGCATGGTTTTAAATAAGCCATGGATTTACGGAGCCATTTACAAATACGAAGGACAGGTTTCAGTATTTAATTTCAAAGAGGGTCCGGTTTATACCGATGCCTTCCCCGTTACAGCGCAGGAACCGGAATCTGATACAGAGACAAATAATCCAAAGGGAATTCTTGGGGTATTGCCTGGAATTGTAGGGACCATCCAGGCCGCCGAAGCCATAAAAATCATAACAGGTGCCGGAACGACTCTTTCGGGCAAAATTCTAGTACTGGATATTCTTCAACCTATGACGTACATCATAGAAATTCAGAAAAATACCCGGAACTGATCTATACTATTTTCACAAAGCCTGCAAGCCAGTTTTTAACTGGCTGTCTTTAAATTCCTCAACCAATTTTTGGATGGTTTCTTTCACCGAAGTAATCCGGGTTGCCCGGAAAGCATTTGATC
Above is a genomic segment from Bacteroidota bacterium containing:
- a CDS encoding response regulator, which translates into the protein MNINLNLNDKVILIAEDYEVNYLYIKAVLEDTGAQILWAKDGAEAVEMCSNNNKIDLVLMDIQMPRLNGYEATRQIKKFRNNLPIIAQTAYAMEYDREKSLNAGCDDYISKPIRIDTLLEAINNQLIC
- a CDS encoding RNA polymerase sigma factor, with product MTPEEYNKSVYDYSDRLYRFILKNIKDKDKANDIIQDTYEKLWLKAETVSNEKVKSYLFTTAYHTMIDTMRYDKRNADLEEIDAEDQVNEQTYTGLQEILHEAVSKLPEVQRSVVLLRDYEGYSYEEIAQITGLSESQVKVYIFRGRIFLKNYIGSLEKVI
- a CDS encoding outer membrane beta-barrel protein, with protein sequence MKKFGCILFALFLSISLFAQTIDTTFQAGDKTIRIKTDRHRTKVNINGKEIMNLNVDSISNSALDHSYFLPKDFQKKQWLSVDTAIRENIREQMDKLHEQLGQMHQQMDQLNAQKDELNAMKDLENPNNPGFQGDTINRKIQGEIPQIEKNKDTTLIKLGKKSISIVEQKDGTTTVKINDASKENAEKPSEKTYSWGKKPGSQKSEEYDKNAGRKFKGHWRGFELAMNNFVDKDFSLSRTVAKGNEFMDLNTGKSWDVNINLFQKSFSLYSDKIGLVTGLGLELNNYRFENDNSIKKDANGIIIEDDLSNIKALGSIQKSKLATTFITLPLTVEFQIPTGKNRIYFNTGLIGGLKLGSHTKVVYKENGDRQKDKNHDDFNISPLRYGLTGRLGYKSWNVFCNYYLTPFFEKDKGPELYPFAVGLALSFN
- a CDS encoding HesA/MoeB/ThiF family protein, which translates into the protein MESKILSSQELRRYAPQMILPEIGFEGQEKLKKAKVLVIGAGGLGSPVLQYLAAAGVGNIGIIDNEMVDESNLQRQVLYGGKDVGKLKTIIARQRIQELNELINVQIINLRMNDENSQQIIKDFDLIVDATDNLESRCLINHACMVLNKPWIYGAIYKYEGQVSVFNFKEGPVYTDAFPVTAQEPESDTETNNPKGILGVLPGIVGTIQAAEAIKIITGAGTTLSGKILVLDILQPMTYIIEIQKNTRN